From Nitratidesulfovibrio vulgaris str. Hildenborough, a single genomic window includes:
- a CDS encoding DUF3298 and DUF4163 domain-containing protein gives MRRFVICLAALALHAMLCFPDVRAFAQPSDQPAQPPAKAAPGQEEGSFNIHDERTDIDVSYPTFDNAAVTADIRQWAHHLVDAFRAGIEEEQPLPFKSTLKVGYTVSHPSDVALSITFDVYTYTGGAHGNLDLITLSYDLRDARRLSLENLFADPETALARMSAYAYARLSATLGDMHVEDMLRSGTTPDVDNYASIALIPGGIRIHFQPYQVAPWAAGPQHVDMPLEDLADAEPRAALWGR, from the coding sequence ATGCGCCGATTCGTCATCTGCCTCGCCGCCCTTGCGCTTCATGCCATGCTGTGTTTCCCCGACGTACGAGCGTTCGCGCAACCATCGGACCAGCCCGCACAGCCACCGGCCAAAGCGGCCCCCGGACAGGAAGAAGGCAGCTTCAACATCCATGACGAGCGCACCGACATCGACGTCAGCTACCCGACCTTCGACAATGCAGCCGTGACCGCCGACATCCGCCAGTGGGCCCACCACCTTGTCGATGCCTTCCGTGCCGGTATCGAAGAAGAGCAGCCGCTGCCTTTCAAGAGCACGCTCAAGGTCGGCTATACCGTCTCACACCCTTCGGACGTGGCCCTCAGCATCACATTCGACGTGTACACGTATACCGGCGGTGCACACGGCAACCTCGACCTCATCACGCTTTCGTACGACCTGCGCGACGCCCGGCGACTCTCGCTGGAGAACCTTTTCGCCGACCCGGAGACAGCCCTCGCCCGCATGTCCGCCTATGCCTATGCACGCCTCTCTGCCACACTCGGCGACATGCACGTCGAAGACATGCTTCGTAGCGGCACCACCCCTGACGTGGACAACTACGCCAGTATCGCGCTCATCCCCGGCGGTATCCGCATCCACTTCCAGCCGTATCAGGTCGCACCATGGGCAGCCGGTCCCCAGCATGTGGACATGCCCCTTGAAGACCTCGCCGATGCAGAACCCCGCGCCGCCCTCTGGGGACGGTAG
- a CDS encoding alpha/beta hydrolase family protein, translating to MFARIITSSSCKGCLASDCLRGFVMALAFWLVLLHAPTHATANMHPGFKTMGLWLPETDERMDVAVWYPSIRVPSEFRIYEWTLEVSRNGKPVPGRFPLILLSHGTGGSRFSHHDTAAELAANGFVVAAITHPGDNIDDTSALFTLRQLVQRPRQVSQLLDHLLRDPAMLEMIDPGRIAAVGFGVGGTTALMLAGGIPDGAGWTDYCERASQGDPYCSPWARARLDALRDDLKSLKTLPVLRDTRVRAAVAVAPAYGMLFSRSSMSAVNIPVSIIKAGQDEVNRAPFHADAIRSALTPSPEFAILAEADHFSLMAACPPQLEGILPEVCGGVSPETRERIHMTLNGHLLRFLVTHLGNTPAFFPVEEPQPAPPPTPEVQPAQPETPPAVNATKGKRAKPRPKPRANATLP from the coding sequence ATGTTCGCGCGCATCATCACGTCATCGTCCTGCAAGGGTTGCCTCGCCTCCGACTGCCTGCGCGGCTTCGTCATGGCCCTCGCCTTCTGGCTCGTGCTGCTGCATGCGCCCACACACGCCACGGCGAACATGCACCCCGGCTTCAAGACGATGGGGCTATGGCTTCCCGAAACTGACGAGCGCATGGATGTCGCCGTCTGGTATCCGTCCATCCGCGTACCTAGCGAGTTCCGCATCTATGAGTGGACGCTCGAGGTGTCCCGTAACGGCAAACCCGTGCCGGGACGGTTCCCGCTCATCCTTCTTTCGCATGGCACGGGCGGTTCAAGGTTCTCACACCACGACACTGCGGCAGAACTCGCTGCCAATGGTTTCGTCGTGGCGGCCATCACCCATCCCGGTGACAACATCGACGACACATCCGCCCTGTTCACCCTGCGCCAACTGGTGCAGCGCCCCAGACAGGTCAGCCAGCTGCTCGACCACCTGCTGCGCGACCCCGCCATGCTGGAGATGATCGACCCCGGGCGCATCGCAGCCGTCGGCTTCGGCGTGGGTGGAACGACAGCACTCATGCTGGCAGGGGGCATACCTGACGGGGCAGGGTGGACAGACTACTGCGAGAGGGCGTCGCAAGGCGACCCTTATTGCTCGCCGTGGGCCCGTGCGCGGCTTGACGCCCTGCGCGACGACCTCAAGTCGCTCAAGACGCTTCCGGTCCTGCGCGACACTCGCGTCCGCGCGGCCGTCGCCGTCGCCCCCGCCTACGGCATGCTGTTTTCGCGCAGCAGCATGAGCGCGGTGAACATCCCCGTCAGCATCATCAAGGCGGGACAGGACGAGGTCAACCGAGCCCCTTTCCATGCCGACGCCATCCGGAGTGCCCTCACCCCTTCGCCCGAGTTCGCCATTCTCGCCGAGGCTGACCACTTCTCGCTCATGGCCGCCTGCCCCCCTCAGCTGGAAGGGATTCTTCCCGAAGTGTGCGGCGGGGTCTCCCCCGAGACACGAGAGCGCATCCACATGACGCTCAACGGCCACTTGCTGCGTTTTCTCGTGACTCACCTCGGCAACACCCCTGCGTTCTTTCCCGTTGAAGAACCACAGCCCGCGCCGCCCCCCACGCCCGAGGTGCAGCCGGCACAACCGGAAACGCCACCCGCGGTGAACGCCACCAAGGGCAAGCGCGCCAAGCCCCGTCCGAAACCTCGCGCCAATGCCACGCTGCCCTGA
- a CDS encoding terminase small subunit codes for MKQRAPNLRARQEDFVAAVRSGLSPEKAALQAGYAPATARRTGHRLMQSPAIRSALAESGVEAAPPEHGTPDVSPEQVVQELAAIGFGVLSDVCSWSAEGIRLHDSTRLTRAQASMIAEIREASSGKGGVHVKLHSKLKALEMLGRHFGMFGGAANEGGATVPMIPEELRQRIDSMYAGYGSEDAGHFGTSDEETDTGESLADRGVYGALP; via the coding sequence ATGAAGCAGCGCGCACCGAACCTTCGGGCACGGCAGGAAGACTTCGTGGCGGCAGTACGGTCGGGGCTTTCACCCGAGAAGGCGGCGTTACAGGCAGGCTACGCACCCGCCACGGCAAGGAGGACGGGCCACAGGCTCATGCAGTCTCCTGCCATACGGAGTGCACTCGCAGAATCAGGGGTGGAGGCTGCCCCCCCGGAACACGGCACGCCCGACGTCTCACCTGAACAGGTCGTACAGGAGCTTGCCGCCATCGGTTTCGGTGTCCTCTCCGACGTCTGCTCGTGGTCGGCCGAAGGTATCCGCCTGCACGACTCCACACGGCTTACACGGGCACAGGCATCCATGATCGCCGAAATCCGCGAAGCGTCGTCCGGCAAGGGAGGAGTGCACGTCAAACTGCACTCGAAACTCAAGGCACTGGAAATGCTCGGTCGTCACTTCGGCATGTTCGGCGGGGCGGCGAATGAAGGCGGGGCGACCGTACCCATGATTCCCGAAGAACTGAGACAGCGCATCGACTCGATGTATGCAGGGTACGGTTCCGAAGATGCAGGGCATTTCGGCACGTCCGACGAAGAGACGGATACCGGCGAATCACTGGCAGACAGGGGGGTATACGGCGCGCTGCCATGA
- a CDS encoding tetratricopeptide repeat protein, producing the protein MPFVLRCLLCCTLFVLGGCAAHEAPLAPVNPMGLSGNVAPEAEKNYALARVLWGNSEVCSDPVQAVAYLDRAIAVQPDYAAAYQRRGLAYSEMGRYEEAFEDLTKALRLKPGVEAYTYRGLVSMRMGNLIGARKDLDHALELDSGYHRAWNFRAAVRLQQDDTAGACADFAKGCSKGDCTGMESARESGICK; encoded by the coding sequence ATGCCCTTTGTCCTGCGCTGTCTGCTCTGTTGTACATTGTTCGTTCTTGGAGGCTGTGCCGCCCACGAGGCACCGCTTGCCCCTGTCAACCCGATGGGCCTGTCGGGGAACGTCGCGCCCGAGGCGGAGAAGAACTACGCCCTTGCCCGCGTCCTGTGGGGGAACAGCGAAGTGTGCTCCGACCCCGTACAGGCGGTGGCCTACCTCGACCGTGCCATAGCCGTGCAACCCGATTATGCGGCCGCCTACCAGCGGCGGGGACTGGCCTACAGTGAGATGGGCCGGTACGAAGAGGCCTTCGAAGACCTCACCAAGGCGCTTCGCCTCAAGCCCGGTGTCGAGGCCTACACCTACCGGGGGCTGGTTTCCATGCGAATGGGCAATCTCATCGGTGCCCGCAAAGACCTCGACCATGCTCTGGAACTCGATTCCGGCTATCATCGGGCGTGGAACTTCAGGGCGGCGGTACGTCTGCAGCAGGATGACACGGCGGGAGCCTGCGCCGATTTCGCCAAGGGCTGCTCCAAGGGAGACTGCACCGGGATGGAGTCGGCGCGTGAGTCCGGAATCTGCAAATGA
- a CDS encoding lipoprotein has product MQAASIRFHVHIVLVALMLTAWGCAPRVKADVLAVSAPGYTVSGQTCIVLPGPGMAGIPPSLFAEASGRVRAALAGKGFRPVENENEAEMAVRVSWATHGPYETREPLRPTPSLSSPFGWARQMSGAYGRAGYGGFGVGYGEGWTIKNVYQHELVLEARRRSQTKPDIPPTATDTPASPEATSQSPDYTRPPYAPPLPVPNLTPASRGRTPVTPLPPAGSASGTVSGTDEAGLAPFGGEVLWRVVVSSDSQRSAIDPILPHLISAAARWMGISTSTRVTIDEELNVTPRGD; this is encoded by the coding sequence ATGCAAGCCGCGTCCATCCGCTTTCACGTCCATATCGTGCTCGTTGCCCTCATGCTCACGGCATGGGGCTGCGCGCCTCGCGTCAAGGCCGATGTCCTTGCCGTATCCGCCCCCGGCTACACCGTCTCCGGGCAGACATGCATCGTCCTGCCCGGACCGGGCATGGCTGGCATTCCGCCCTCTCTCTTCGCAGAGGCGAGTGGAAGGGTGCGAGCGGCCCTCGCAGGCAAGGGGTTCAGACCCGTCGAGAACGAGAACGAGGCAGAGATGGCCGTCAGGGTCTCATGGGCCACGCACGGCCCCTACGAGACACGCGAACCCCTCCGCCCCACGCCTTCGTTGTCCAGCCCGTTCGGCTGGGCGCGCCAGATGTCCGGGGCGTACGGCAGGGCAGGCTACGGCGGATTCGGTGTGGGGTATGGCGAGGGCTGGACCATCAAGAACGTCTATCAGCATGAACTCGTCCTCGAAGCACGTCGCCGCAGCCAGACCAAGCCCGACATCCCCCCGACTGCGACCGACACACCCGCCAGTCCGGAGGCGACGTCGCAGTCCCCCGACTACACCCGTCCCCCGTATGCCCCGCCGTTGCCCGTGCCCAATCTGACACCGGCAAGCAGGGGGCGCACGCCGGTCACCCCCCTTCCCCCTGCCGGGTCCGCTTCAGGAACGGTTTCAGGAACAGACGAGGCAGGCCTTGCCCCGTTCGGCGGTGAGGTCCTCTGGCGGGTCGTCGTCAGCAGCGACAGCCAGCGGTCGGCCATCGACCCCATCCTGCCGCACCTCATCAGCGCAGCGGCCCGCTGGATGGGCATCAGCACCAGCACTCGTGTGACCATCGACGAAGAGCTCAATGTCACGCCGCGGGGCGACTGA
- a CDS encoding S24 family peptidase: MNQHEATVTDGDELQQFIAEAIALVGGVRALASIAGVSERTVYAWKNGERFPSRTNLNRLSEHLEHLSRQGYSPSAPQPHWRALRERMPGSYAPQQPDDTDRLTEEFVFVDKAEARPSAGGGSLETSARAETRYAFRLDWVLQKTPTSEGLRMMEVAGRSMENTLHNGDLVLVNERDVHLVEDRVYVVRVHDEIYVKRFARTPGCYHFRGDNRELAYQDISIDPRDENLDWEVIGRVLWAGKEL; this comes from the coding sequence ATGAACCAGCACGAAGCCACCGTCACCGACGGCGACGAGCTCCAGCAGTTCATCGCCGAGGCCATAGCCCTCGTCGGGGGAGTGCGTGCGCTCGCCTCCATTGCAGGTGTGAGCGAGCGCACCGTCTATGCATGGAAGAACGGCGAGCGATTCCCCAGTCGCACGAACCTGAACCGACTCTCGGAGCATCTGGAGCACCTTTCACGACAGGGCTATTCGCCCAGTGCACCGCAACCGCACTGGCGGGCCCTGCGTGAGCGGATGCCCGGTTCCTATGCCCCACAGCAACCCGACGACACGGACCGCCTCACCGAGGAGTTCGTCTTCGTCGACAAGGCGGAGGCGCGTCCCAGTGCCGGGGGCGGGTCGCTCGAAACAAGCGCCCGCGCCGAGACCCGCTATGCGTTCAGACTGGATTGGGTTCTGCAGAAGACGCCCACTTCCGAGGGGTTGCGCATGATGGAAGTGGCAGGGCGCTCCATGGAGAACACCCTGCACAATGGCGACCTCGTCCTTGTCAACGAGCGCGATGTGCACCTTGTGGAAGACAGGGTCTATGTGGTGAGGGTGCACGACGAAATCTACGTCAAACGGTTCGCGCGCACCCCCGGCTGCTATCACTTCAGGGGCGACAACCGTGAGCTGGCCTATCAGGACATCTCTATCGACCCGCGCGACGAGAACCTCGACTGGGAGGTCATCGGGCGCGTACTCTGGGCAGGCAAGGAGTTGTGA
- a CDS encoding glycosyltransferase family 4 protein, protein MNRRRIALLLPRLGRYGGVEQFAWHLAEALAQRGHEVDFICARKEGEAPAGVRPVVVGRKGGLKVLKALHYLVQAERMRRRGDYDLTVSFGKTWEQDILRVGGGPLSTFWQLSGEAWPKGPRRTLKCLTRHLSPYNWLTHIIERRQYDGHCKIICVSDAVRGWTLQAFPSLAATPPEVIYNRPQLERFTPAPDTGRAACRERFSIPAGHVAIGTASSNFILKGVGHLIHALSLLPPHFMLLVAGGRNPGPFMDVARKLGVSDRVRFLGRVDDMPAFYNAIDVFALNTFYDACSNAVLEALACGTPALSTTRNGSSRFLPEAWVTDAPDDPADLAARLAALASEERTEGFAWPEDVKAGIPAWVERIEREMESGIRRG, encoded by the coding sequence GTGAACCGGCGACGCATTGCCCTGCTGCTACCGCGGCTTGGACGCTACGGCGGCGTGGAACAGTTCGCATGGCACCTTGCAGAGGCACTGGCCCAGCGAGGACACGAAGTGGATTTCATCTGCGCCCGCAAGGAGGGCGAAGCCCCGGCGGGAGTCCGGCCCGTGGTGGTCGGGCGGAAAGGCGGGCTCAAGGTCCTGAAGGCCCTGCACTATCTGGTGCAGGCCGAACGGATGCGCCGACGAGGCGACTACGACCTCACGGTGAGCTTCGGCAAGACGTGGGAACAGGACATCCTGCGCGTGGGTGGCGGCCCCCTCTCCACATTCTGGCAACTCTCCGGCGAGGCATGGCCCAAAGGGCCGCGGCGCACGCTCAAGTGCCTCACACGCCATCTCAGCCCCTACAACTGGCTCACTCATATCATCGAGCGCCGCCAGTATGACGGGCACTGCAAGATCATATGCGTCTCCGACGCCGTGCGCGGATGGACGCTTCAGGCCTTTCCGTCCCTGGCGGCGACACCGCCCGAGGTCATCTACAACCGTCCGCAGCTGGAACGGTTCACTCCCGCGCCGGATACCGGGCGTGCCGCCTGTCGCGAGCGGTTCAGCATCCCCGCAGGGCACGTCGCCATCGGCACGGCGAGCTCGAACTTCATCCTCAAGGGCGTCGGTCACCTCATCCATGCCCTGAGCCTCTTGCCGCCCCACTTCATGCTGCTGGTGGCCGGCGGCCGCAATCCGGGGCCCTTCATGGATGTCGCGCGAAAGCTTGGCGTGTCGGACAGGGTCCGCTTCCTCGGCCGTGTCGACGACATGCCCGCGTTCTACAACGCCATCGACGTGTTCGCGCTGAACACCTTCTATGACGCCTGCTCCAACGCTGTGCTCGAAGCCCTCGCCTGTGGCACGCCTGCATTGTCCACCACGCGCAACGGTTCAAGCCGTTTCCTCCCCGAAGCATGGGTGACCGATGCGCCCGACGACCCGGCAGACCTCGCGGCCCGCCTTGCAGCCCTTGCCAGCGAGGAACGGACGGAGGGCTTCGCATGGCCCGAAGACGTGAAAGCCGGAATACCGGCATGGGTGGAACGGATAGAGCGTGAGATGGAGTCCGGCATCCGACGCGGATGA
- a CDS encoding HlyD family secretion protein — MRIANLLAAGVCIAALAAGVWHYHDMGRVVLEEPRVAGVVRVVDAPAASVVGPLRVREGDVVAAGDELLRLAVPAGVGADAMPHAAGASHEMREREAHAAWQAASKVEEGVRRQLELRSTEHARALVVLRGMRADASVSYAALQRAERDEREARKAYDAARKSAEDASNLRAEAEGAWRSLREGRQMAVATSPGAEMRPVVHIIRADVAGIVTRTLVREGGAVAAGQPLLEIASSNAADLWVVGRVPLGREASIRKGMVCSVRLEGIKGEIRGRVVSLEDGPGGRLSAETSANSRFAVVPGVPVAQGPVQADDGGVSPSRSGAGADRRARGGEGSRGAGVWARVVPEPAEVSQGRTAGTTSPQLRYGLAVDEAVVLVRESYPDVTANAR; from the coding sequence ATGAGAATCGCGAATCTTCTGGCTGCCGGTGTCTGCATCGCAGCGTTGGCGGCAGGTGTATGGCACTATCATGACATGGGGCGCGTGGTGCTTGAAGAACCCCGTGTGGCAGGTGTGGTGCGTGTCGTCGACGCGCCGGCCGCGTCGGTCGTCGGGCCGTTGCGTGTTCGCGAGGGCGATGTCGTGGCCGCGGGCGACGAGTTGCTTCGGCTTGCCGTGCCCGCGGGAGTGGGGGCGGATGCCATGCCCCATGCCGCCGGTGCCAGCCATGAGATGCGTGAACGCGAGGCACATGCGGCATGGCAGGCTGCGTCGAAGGTGGAAGAGGGGGTGAGGCGGCAGCTTGAACTCCGGTCCACAGAACACGCCCGCGCCCTTGTCGTGTTGCGTGGGATGCGCGCCGATGCCTCGGTTTCGTATGCCGCTCTTCAAAGGGCCGAACGCGATGAGCGCGAGGCGCGAAAGGCCTACGACGCCGCCCGCAAATCGGCAGAAGATGCCTCGAACCTGCGTGCCGAGGCAGAAGGTGCGTGGCGTTCCCTGCGGGAGGGGCGACAGATGGCCGTGGCCACTTCGCCCGGTGCAGAGATGCGCCCGGTGGTGCATATCATCCGCGCCGATGTGGCGGGCATCGTGACCCGGACCCTTGTACGCGAGGGGGGCGCGGTGGCTGCGGGCCAGCCGTTGCTGGAAATAGCCTCGTCGAATGCCGCCGACCTCTGGGTCGTCGGACGTGTTCCGCTGGGGCGTGAGGCGTCCATACGCAAGGGGATGGTGTGCAGCGTCAGGCTTGAGGGTATCAAGGGGGAAATACGTGGGCGGGTGGTGTCTCTCGAAGACGGCCCTGGCGGGCGCCTGTCCGCGGAAACGTCCGCGAACTCCCGGTTTGCGGTGGTGCCCGGTGTTCCCGTCGCTCAAGGTCCCGTGCAAGCGGACGACGGGGGGGTCTCCCCCTCGCGCTCCGGTGCTGGTGCAGACCGCAGGGCCCGTGGGGGGGAAGGCAGCCGTGGGGCCGGGGTGTGGGCCCGTGTCGTGCCTGAACCTGCCGAGGTTTCGCAGGGGCGAACGGCAGGGACGACTTCACCGCAGTTGCGCTACGGGCTGGCTGTCGACGAGGCCGTGGTGCTGGTACGCGAGTCCTACCCGGACGTGACCGCCAACGCGCGCTGA
- a CDS encoding cache domain-containing protein, whose translation MFSGIRGRLFVGFLAVFLLAVAGTATYSYMGMRRVMDREVQSRVEDTAQSIQTVVRLAADLSVTSYLRAVSEKALDIVSTYGALARTGRMSEEEAKAQAARMLLALRVGTSGYVYVIGSTGVMQVHPQVPLVGQNLSNYTFVQEQLRRQSGYIQYEWRNPGESRRRPKALYMVRYEPWDWIISASAYRDEFRDLVDINAFKDTVLSFRIGETGYAYMLTGGGELLIHPWRDEHTGQDWRDGSGRRFVQEMLERREGRIRYTWKNPGDGSFREKVAAFTYMPEYDWIVVASGYMDELQAPVLELRNVTMVAVTGGGVMLALLGWWCVAAALGPLRRLAHAVRRGAEGDLAVRFVPEGQDEVGRLADDFNRLMGNLEAHTSRLEDRVQERTLELTRLNAAYREEIDMRREVEGKARHRLEFLRSLMNAVPCPIFFRNREGAFIDCNDNFAELVLGVDIAEVAGKRPEDFPGVYLPIYLEEMRRGEELLWRDGGVQSMDVRIVCGDGLERRFRVSKRPFVSSEGEEGLLGVMVELPPCDAEERA comes from the coding sequence ATGTTCTCAGGCATACGCGGCAGGCTCTTCGTCGGATTTCTGGCCGTCTTTCTGCTGGCAGTGGCGGGCACGGCAACCTACAGCTACATGGGCATGCGTCGCGTCATGGACAGGGAGGTGCAGTCGCGTGTCGAGGATACGGCACAGAGTATCCAGACCGTGGTGCGACTTGCGGCCGACCTTTCCGTGACGAGTTACCTCCGGGCCGTTTCCGAGAAGGCCCTCGACATCGTCTCCACCTACGGGGCACTCGCGCGCACCGGCCGCATGAGCGAGGAAGAGGCCAAGGCGCAGGCCGCGCGGATGTTGCTGGCACTTCGTGTGGGAACATCAGGCTATGTCTATGTCATCGGGTCGACCGGCGTCATGCAGGTGCATCCGCAGGTGCCGCTGGTGGGGCAGAATCTATCAAACTACACGTTCGTCCAGGAACAGTTGCGCCGGCAAAGCGGCTATATACAGTATGAATGGCGCAATCCCGGCGAAAGTCGGCGGCGTCCCAAGGCCTTGTACATGGTCCGTTACGAGCCATGGGACTGGATCATCAGCGCATCGGCGTACCGTGATGAATTCCGGGATCTTGTGGATATCAATGCCTTCAAGGACACGGTGCTTTCGTTCCGCATCGGCGAGACAGGCTACGCCTACATGCTCACCGGGGGAGGTGAACTGCTCATCCACCCATGGCGGGACGAGCACACTGGGCAGGATTGGCGCGACGGTTCGGGGCGACGTTTCGTGCAGGAGATGCTCGAACGGCGTGAAGGGCGAATCCGTTATACATGGAAGAACCCCGGTGATGGCAGCTTCCGCGAGAAGGTGGCTGCGTTCACCTACATGCCCGAATATGACTGGATCGTGGTCGCATCGGGCTACATGGACGAGTTGCAGGCTCCGGTACTCGAGTTGCGCAACGTGACGATGGTGGCTGTGACGGGGGGCGGGGTCATGCTTGCGCTTCTGGGCTGGTGGTGCGTGGCGGCTGCCCTCGGCCCCCTGCGAAGGCTGGCCCATGCCGTCCGGCGAGGGGCGGAGGGCGATCTTGCCGTGCGCTTCGTGCCGGAGGGGCAGGACGAGGTGGGCCGCCTCGCCGATGATTTCAACCGGCTCATGGGCAACCTCGAGGCCCATACGTCCCGTCTTGAGGACAGGGTCCAGGAGCGTACCCTCGAGCTCACACGCCTCAACGCCGCCTATCGTGAAGAGATAGACATGCGTCGCGAGGTGGAGGGCAAGGCGAGGCATCGCCTCGAATTCTTGCGGTCGCTCATGAACGCCGTCCCGTGCCCCATCTTCTTCCGTAACAGGGAGGGGGCGTTCATCGACTGCAACGACAACTTCGCCGAACTGGTTCTGGGTGTCGACATTGCCGAGGTGGCGGGCAAGCGGCCCGAGGATTTTCCGGGAGTGTATCTGCCCATCTACCTTGAGGAGATGCGTCGTGGCGAAGAGCTTCTCTGGCGTGATGGCGGTGTGCAGAGCATGGATGTGCGCATTGTCTGCGGCGACGGGCTGGAGAGGCGATTCCGGGTGTCGAAGCGACCCTTCGTGAGTTCGGAGGGCGAAGAGGGGTTGCTGGGGGTCATGGTGGAACTCCCCCCGTGCGACGCGGAAGAGCGGGCATGA
- a CDS encoding TIGR03905 family TSCPD domain-containing protein, whose product MHQYVPKGVCAKQISFSIEDGLLHDVRFAGGCPGNLEGISRLLEGMPVEAVIEKFSGITCGNKPTSCPDQLAKILAQVEAGEQPTRPAQPVSFGLRPLGL is encoded by the coding sequence ATGCATCAGTATGTACCCAAGGGCGTATGTGCCAAACAGATAAGCTTCTCCATCGAAGACGGCCTTCTCCACGATGTGCGCTTCGCCGGTGGCTGTCCCGGCAACCTTGAAGGCATTTCGCGTCTGCTTGAGGGAATGCCCGTGGAGGCTGTCATCGAAAAGTTCTCCGGCATCACCTGCGGCAACAAGCCGACCTCGTGCCCCGACCAGCTTGCGAAGATACTCGCGCAGGTCGAAGCCGGAGAACAGCCCACCCGCCCGGCGCAGCCCGTCTCGTTTGGCCTGCGCCCCCTCGGCCTCTAG
- a CDS encoding lipoprotein — MRTTHRIAIMLLSLVLSGCAMQQPVEVLRPDEFSTMATRLRTELVRRGLLDENGAYEPGLPMNSHGEYRPASFGEELYKRLSTRFRMPDAATGGLTPETFAASASPRDDVRIGKGGFVMAQGMDIITVSIIAVTDWNGDGVNDWLLVCRVKPLLGNGPRDYYLAVDNVTAEGVLQPKIIAIYDCQDGTCVLVTGKARKDVLGFDPEHPYVDATPGDQVTLPPGSPAPTGGVHEDRRVEEQSLAN; from the coding sequence ATGCGCACAACGCATCGCATAGCCATCATGCTGCTTTCCCTCGTCCTGTCGGGCTGCGCCATGCAGCAGCCCGTCGAGGTGCTTCGCCCCGACGAGTTCTCCACCATGGCAACCCGCCTGCGCACCGAACTCGTCCGACGCGGACTCCTCGACGAGAACGGGGCCTATGAACCGGGCCTGCCCATGAACAGCCACGGCGAATACCGCCCGGCCTCGTTCGGCGAAGAACTCTACAAGCGCCTCTCCACCCGTTTCAGGATGCCCGACGCCGCCACCGGCGGCCTCACCCCCGAGACATTCGCCGCCTCGGCCTCGCCGCGCGACGATGTCCGTATCGGCAAGGGCGGCTTCGTCATGGCGCAGGGGATGGATATCATCACCGTCTCCATCATCGCCGTCACGGACTGGAACGGCGACGGGGTCAACGACTGGCTCCTTGTCTGCCGGGTGAAGCCCCTGCTGGGCAACGGCCCGCGCGACTACTACCTTGCGGTCGACAACGTCACGGCCGAAGGGGTACTGCAACCCAAGATCATCGCCATCTACGACTGTCAGGACGGCACTTGCGTCCTAGTCACCGGCAAGGCGCGCAAGGATGTTCTCGGCTTCGACCCGGAACACCCCTATGTGGACGCCACCCCCGGCGACCAGGTGACGCTGCCGCCCGGCAGCCCCGCCCCGACCGGGGGCGTGCACGAGGACAGGCGAGTCGAAGAGCAGTCGCTCGCCAACTGA
- a CDS encoding alanyl-tRNA editing protein, with product MGKDYATDMHTAEHVLNGVMVATFGCGRCFSAHINPKKSKCDYHFDGVFSDAEARLVEERVNAILQSGQPVVETFLSREEAAVRFDLTRLPADAGETVRVISVGEHDACPCIGPHVANTLEVGTLRIISHDLNDGVLRLRFRLDAAS from the coding sequence ATGGGCAAGGACTACGCCACCGACATGCACACGGCCGAACACGTCCTCAACGGGGTCATGGTCGCCACCTTCGGCTGCGGACGCTGCTTCAGTGCCCACATCAACCCCAAGAAGTCCAAATGCGACTACCACTTCGACGGGGTGTTCAGCGATGCCGAGGCGCGCCTCGTCGAAGAGAGGGTCAACGCCATCCTGCAAAGCGGGCAACCTGTCGTCGAGACCTTCCTCTCGCGCGAAGAGGCGGCCGTCCGCTTCGACCTGACCCGCCTTCCCGCCGATGCGGGCGAGACCGTGCGTGTCATCTCCGTAGGTGAGCATGACGCCTGCCCGTGCATCGGCCCCCACGTGGCGAACACGCTCGAAGTGGGAACACTTCGCATCATCTCGCACGACCTGAACGACGGTGTATTGCGACTGCGCTTCAGACTCGACGCGGCTTCATAG